In Acidimicrobiia bacterium, the genomic window TGGCGCCCCAGGCCCTCGGCCACTTCCTCGGGCTCCCCGAACCTCTAGTCCTGGCGCGCGAAAACGACGCGGCCCGTAAGCCCTACTCCGCCCTCTACGACACGGTGCTGAGCGAAGCCCGCGTTACCCAGCGCACCCTCGATCTCGCCTACACCTCGCGCTTCGCACAGCACTTCTACAGCCCGGCAGAACTCGACGGGTTTCGCACCCGATGGGGTACACCAAGCCCCAGTCGCCCACCCTCCTGACAAGACAATCCCCCTTCTGTCTGTTCACAAGACGGCATGAAAGCGGAAACCGGCCGGAAACAGTCTCGCGAGAAAGTGGTGCCTGACGCACTCATCAACCAAGGAGCGACATGGACTTCGCGTTGGATTCAGGCAACACCGCATGGCTGCTCATGTCCACGGCACTGGTGCTGTTCATGACCCCGGGACTGGCGCTCTTCTACGGCGGCATGGTTCGCGGCAAGAACGTGCTCGCCATGTTGATGCAAAACATCTTCGCCATGGGAATCCTGGCGGTCCTGTGGGCGGTCGTGGTGTTTAGTCTCGTCTTTGCCAACTCCGGAGACGGTGGCTTCATCGGCAACTTCGACTACCTGCTCCTCAACAAGGTTGGTATCGGAGGCTCCCCCGAAGGTTTCTTCGAGTTCCTGACCATTCCCTTCATCCTCTTCTGCGCCTACCAGATGACCTTTGCCATCATCACGCCTGCGCTGATCACAGGGGCCACCGCCGACCGGCTCAAGTTCGCTGGATACGCCACCTTCATCGCAGTGTGGTTGGTTCTCGTCTACGCCCCGGTGGCCCACATGGTGTTTGCGGGCGGATGGCTCGCCAAGATGGGCGCCCTGGACTTCGCCGGCGGGACCGTGGTGCACATCAACGCCGGCGCCGCTGCCCTCGCGGCAATCCTGGTCGTCGGCAAGCGCAAGGGCTACCCCCATGAGCCGATGCACCCCCACAGCCTCCCCTTCACGGTGCTCGGAACCGGCATCCTGTGGTTTGGCTGGGCTGGGTTCAACGCCGGATCTGCGCTCGCCGCCGATGGCATCGCCGCCCAGGCCCTCATCAACACCATCCTGGCGCCAGCGGCGGCCATGCTTGGCTGGCTGCTGGTAGAAAAAATCAAACACGGCTACGCCACCACCCTCGGCGCCGCCTCTGGAGCCGTCGCCGGCCTTGTGGCCATCACCCCCTGCGCCGGCTTTGTCGGCGGGATGTCGCCGATCTACATCGGATTCGGAGCCGGCATCATCTGCTACCTCGCCCTCGGGCTCAAGTCCAAGTTCCGCTTCGACGACAGCCTCGACGTGATCGCCGTGCACCTCGTAGGCGGCCTGTTTGGAGCGATCGTGCTCGGCCTGTTCGCCGATGAGGCCATCAATGCGGCCGTGACCAACCCTGGGCTCTTCATGGGCGGTGGGACCGATCTCCTCCAGGACCAGATCGTGGCCTCCCTGGTAACGCTGGTCTACGCCTTTACGGTTAGTTACATCATTGCCAAAGTCATCCAAACCACCATCGGCCTCCGGGCCACCGACGAGCAACAGGATGTGGGGCTCGACCAGAGCCTCCACGCCGAGACGGCCTACTCGAACTGACGGGAGCAACCCATGAAACTGATTACCGCAGTCATCAAGCCGTTCAAGCTCGACGATGTGAAGGAGGCCCTCAAGGCCGCCGGCATCAACGGCATGACGGTCACCGAAGTGCAAGGATTTGGCCGCCAATCAGGCCACACGGAGGTGTACCGCGGCGCCGAATACACCGTCGAGTTTGTCCCCAAGGTCAAGATCGAGTTGCTGGTAGACGACAGCCGGAGCGACGACATCATCGCCGCCCTAGCCAAGGCCGCTCGCACCGAGAAGATCGGAGACGGCAAGATCTGGACCGTCGACGTACCCGATGTCCTGCGTATCCGGACCGGTGAACGAGGGAGCGACGCCGTCTAGCTGGCTACGGGGCGGCCGGTTCCGGGGCAGGACTCAACAGTGCCCCGTACAGGAAAACACCGAGCAGCGCCCCAGCCGCCGGAGCCACGATGAACAACCACAATTGTTCAATGGCGTCGATGCCGCCGAAGAGGGCCACCCCGATGGAGCGAGCAGGATTCACCGAGGTATTGGTGACCGGAATACTGATGAGGTGGATGAGCGTGAGTGCCAGACCGATGGCCACCGGAGCGGAAACCTGAGGAATCCGCTTGTCGGTGACCCCCATGATGATGATGAGGAAGAACGCCGTCATCACGACCTCACAGACCAGACACGACCACAGCGAGTAGCCCCCGGGGGAGAAGTCGCCGTAGCCGTTGGTGGCAAAACTGCCCGCCTTCCCGGTCGTCGGATCGAACCCCGCCTTCCCGCTCGCAATCATCAGTAACACCGCGCCGGCCAACACCGCTCCCACCAATTGGGAAGCGACGTACGGAGCAACGTGTTTCGCCTCGAAGCG contains:
- a CDS encoding ammonium transporter: MDFALDSGNTAWLLMSTALVLFMTPGLALFYGGMVRGKNVLAMLMQNIFAMGILAVLWAVVVFSLVFANSGDGGFIGNFDYLLLNKVGIGGSPEGFFEFLTIPFILFCAYQMTFAIITPALITGATADRLKFAGYATFIAVWLVLVYAPVAHMVFAGGWLAKMGALDFAGGTVVHINAGAAALAAILVVGKRKGYPHEPMHPHSLPFTVLGTGILWFGWAGFNAGSALAADGIAAQALINTILAPAAAMLGWLLVEKIKHGYATTLGAASGAVAGLVAITPCAGFVGGMSPIYIGFGAGIICYLALGLKSKFRFDDSLDVIAVHLVGGLFGAIVLGLFADEAINAAVTNPGLFMGGGTDLLQDQIVASLVTLVYAFTVSYIIAKVIQTTIGLRATDEQQDVGLDQSLHAETAYSN
- a CDS encoding aquaporin Z codes for the protein MKKCLGAEAFGTFWLVLGGCGAAVIAGGEGGVGTLGISLAFGLTVLTMVYAVGHISGGHFNPAITLGLWHGKRFEAKHVAPYVASQLVGAVLAGAVLLMIASGKAGFDPTTGKAGSFATNGYGDFSPGGYSLWSCLVCEVVMTAFFLIIIMGVTDKRIPQVSAPVAIGLALTLIHLISIPVTNTSVNPARSIGVALFGGIDAIEQLWLFIVAPAAGALLGVFLYGALLSPAPEPAAP
- a CDS encoding P-II family nitrogen regulator — translated: MKLITAVIKPFKLDDVKEALKAAGINGMTVTEVQGFGRQSGHTEVYRGAEYTVEFVPKVKIELLVDDSRSDDIIAALAKAARTEKIGDGKIWTVDVPDVLRIRTGERGSDAV